Proteins encoded together in one Dehalococcoidales bacterium window:
- the glp gene encoding gephyrin-like molybdotransferase Glp, with the protein MLSVEEALQKILEAVDVLDAETVPILDAAGQVLAEDITASVTVPPLDNSGMDGYAVQSADTRGASQASPKILKVIDTVMAGAISDKEVQPGTAIRIMTGAPVPRGADSVVQFENTDDDKSKKDGKPVTKVGILAPAAPGLNVRRAGEDISRGQVVLKKGAVIRPAEIGLLASVGRLEVKAIRRPVVAVLSTGNELVEVGQPLPEGKIYDSNAYSIASLVKRYGCVPKILGISRDDEQELVSKLKQAQDADMLLTTGGVSMGDYDMVKEILERDGEMVFWKVRVKPGKPLAFGKIKGKDKNGRPRSIPHLGLPGNAVSSMVSFELFVRPALLKMMGKKKYAKPAVPAILEDSVTNDAGRRIYDRAIVEKRDGHYYARLTGPQGSGILTSMSLANGLVLIPEEKTRVNKGETVQALMLDWNEEVNI; encoded by the coding sequence ATGTTATCCGTTGAAGAAGCCCTGCAAAAAATACTCGAAGCGGTGGATGTCCTGGACGCAGAGACCGTCCCCATATTGGACGCCGCCGGCCAGGTATTAGCCGAGGACATCACCGCCAGCGTGACCGTTCCGCCGCTGGACAACTCCGGCATGGACGGCTACGCCGTGCAGTCCGCGGACACGCGGGGGGCCAGCCAGGCTTCACCTAAAATTTTAAAGGTAATAGATACGGTCATGGCCGGGGCTATTTCCGATAAGGAAGTCCAACCGGGCACGGCCATACGCATTATGACCGGGGCGCCCGTACCCCGCGGCGCGGATAGCGTCGTTCAATTTGAAAACACCGATGATGATAAAAGTAAAAAAGACGGCAAGCCGGTAACCAAAGTAGGCATCCTGGCGCCGGCCGCGCCCGGCCTGAACGTGCGGCGGGCGGGCGAAGATATCAGCCGCGGCCAGGTAGTCCTGAAAAAGGGCGCCGTCATCAGGCCGGCGGAAATAGGCCTGCTGGCTTCCGTGGGGCGACTTGAGGTAAAAGCGATACGCCGGCCGGTAGTGGCCGTGCTGTCCACCGGCAACGAACTGGTGGAGGTAGGCCAACCGCTGCCGGAAGGCAAGATTTACGACAGCAACGCCTACAGCATAGCCAGCCTGGTCAAGCGCTACGGCTGCGTCCCTAAAATCCTGGGGATATCCCGGGACGACGAGCAGGAGCTCGTCAGCAAGCTGAAGCAGGCGCAGGACGCGGACATGCTGCTGACCACCGGCGGGGTGTCCATGGGCGATTATGACATGGTGAAAGAAATTTTAGAAAGAGACGGGGAGATGGTCTTCTGGAAGGTCCGGGTCAAGCCGGGGAAACCGCTGGCCTTCGGGAAGATAAAGGGGAAAGATAAAAACGGCCGTCCCCGCAGCATCCCCCACCTGGGGCTGCCCGGCAACGCCGTGAGCAGCATGGTAAGCTTCGAGCTTTTCGTGCGGCCGGCGCTCCTGAAGATGATGGGCAAGAAGAAATACGCCAAGCCCGCCGTGCCGGCCATCCTGGAGGACAGCGTGACCAATGACGCCGGCCGCCGCATCTACGACCGCGCCATCGTCGAAAAGCGCGACGGCCACTATTACGCCCGGCTGACCGGGCCGCAGGGCTCCGGCATTTTGACCTCCATGAGCCTGGCCAACGGCCTGGTGCTTATCCCGGAGGAAAAGACCAGGGTAAACAAAGGCGAGACCGTCCAGGCGCTGATGCTGGACTGGAATGAAGAAGTAAATATTTAA
- a CDS encoding molybdenum cofactor guanylyltransferase → MDISCIILAGGKSVRFGHDKILEKIGSASLLEQVISRTGPLSQEIVIVTAKERSFAELAAHPKVKIVSDIFPGQGSLGGIYTGLVNSNSLYNLVVAADMPFLNEALLRYMINAADGYDYTLPKIGHWYEPLHAIYAKNCIEPIKAMLEQGNKVIVELFKFVKVRFIEDEEVDRFDPKHLSFFNINTAADMEKAKNIMGEAGA, encoded by the coding sequence TTGGATATAAGCTGTATTATCCTGGCTGGCGGTAAAAGCGTACGCTTCGGACATGACAAGATATTAGAAAAAATAGGCAGCGCCAGCCTGCTCGAACAGGTAATATCCCGCACCGGGCCTTTAAGCCAAGAGATCGTTATTGTAACGGCGAAAGAGAGAAGCTTCGCGGAGCTAGCGGCCCACCCGAAAGTCAAGATAGTCAGCGATATTTTCCCCGGGCAGGGCTCTCTGGGCGGCATTTACACCGGACTGGTAAATTCAAATTCGCTTTATAATCTCGTGGTGGCTGCTGATATGCCTTTTTTAAACGAAGCGCTATTACGATACATGATAAACGCAGCGGACGGCTATGACTACACCCTGCCGAAAATCGGCCACTGGTACGAACCACTGCACGCTATATATGCCAAGAACTGCATCGAGCCCATCAAGGCGATGCTGGAGCAAGGCAACAAAGTCATCGTCGAGCTGTTTAAATTCGTAAAAGTCAGGTTTATCGAAGACGAGGAGGTCGACCGGTTCGACCCCAAGCACCTGAGCTTTTTCAATATAAACACCGCGGCGGACATGGAAAAAGCCAAAAATATCATGGGGGAAGCCGGAGCATAA
- a CDS encoding HAD family hydrolase: MINPNDVQLIIFDMDGTIIASLPAVYESIKRAFKKLDWPVNFSADEINQFFGVTTASTKGSLYEFITPPYSRLTIPEVREKVRDEYEDAFRDVLEMFPGVKETLAALRKRGYKLAQYTNASTAYLNIVMSSLQIREYYDYVECIQDNGLAKPELVRKIRGIFGGAAAAIVGDRVHDIEAARETGCLSIGVLYGYGDKEPEAADITISEFSDLLNIFTRNS; encoded by the coding sequence ATGATAAATCCCAACGACGTACAACTGATTATCTTCGACATGGACGGCACCATCATCGCCTCTTTGCCGGCCGTTTACGAGTCCATCAAACGCGCTTTTAAAAAGCTGGACTGGCCGGTCAATTTCAGCGCGGATGAAATCAACCAGTTCTTCGGGGTGACGACGGCGTCCACCAAAGGCAGCCTTTACGAGTTCATCACCCCGCCCTACAGCCGCCTGACCATCCCGGAGGTGCGGGAAAAGGTGCGGGACGAGTACGAAGACGCCTTCAGGGACGTGCTGGAGATGTTCCCGGGCGTCAAGGAAACGCTGGCCGCTTTAAGGAAAAGAGGCTATAAGCTGGCGCAGTACACCAACGCCTCCACCGCTTACCTCAACATCGTTATGTCTAGCCTGCAAATCCGCGAATACTACGACTACGTGGAATGCATCCAGGACAACGGACTGGCCAAGCCGGAGCTGGTCAGGAAAATACGGGGCATCTTCGGGGGGGCGGCGGCGGCGATAGTGGGCGACCGGGTGCATGACATCGAGGCGGCGCGGGAGACCGGCTGTTTATCCATCGGCGTGCTTTACGGCTACGGGGACAAGGAGCCGGAGGCGGCGGATATCACCATCAGTGAATTTTCTGATTTACTTAATATCTTTACCAGAAATAGTTAA
- a CDS encoding class I SAM-dependent methyltransferase yields MNEYWDKRYSAEGKIWGDAPSGTAVTALELFRQNKVNKVLVPGSGYGRNTRLFAASGFKVTGVEISFEACRLATTFDPRTRIFNLSALDMTAIKDKFDGLYGFNVLHLFRAGDRQSFVRQCAARMKKNGIMFFTVFSEREPSYGKGAEVEPGTFESKPGRPVHYFTENDLKEHFKGMEITATGLAADPEDHGEGPHTHILRYICLKAG; encoded by the coding sequence ATGAACGAATACTGGGACAAGCGCTACAGCGCCGAGGGCAAAATATGGGGAGATGCCCCCAGCGGCACCGCCGTCACCGCCCTGGAGCTGTTCCGACAGAACAAGGTCAATAAAGTGCTCGTGCCGGGGTCGGGTTACGGCCGGAACACCCGGCTGTTTGCCGCTTCCGGATTCAAAGTTACGGGCGTGGAAATTTCCTTCGAAGCGTGCCGGCTGGCAACCACTTTCGATCCCCGGACACGTATCTTCAACCTTTCCGCTTTGGACATGACTGCCATCAAAGACAAGTTCGACGGGCTTTACGGCTTTAACGTTTTACACCTCTTCCGCGCCGGGGACCGGCAGAGCTTTGTACGCCAGTGCGCCGCCAGGATGAAGAAAAACGGCATCATGTTTTTTACCGTTTTTTCCGAAAGGGAGCCCAGCTACGGCAAGGGCGCGGAGGTGGAACCGGGCACCTTCGAAAGCAAGCCGGGCCGGCCGGTGCATTACTTTACCGAGAACGACCTGAAAGAGCATTTCAAAGGCATGGAAATAACGGCAACGGGCCTGGCGGCCGACCCGGAAGACCACGGCGAGGGACCGCATACCCATATCCTGCGCTATATCTGCCTGAAAGCTGGATAA
- a CDS encoding MBL fold metallo-hydrolase codes for MKIKYLAHAAFLITAENGTRIVTDPYKRSESLKFGAINETAEIVTASHEHGDHNNIAAVKGNPQSVNAAGEVKGIKIKAVPTAHDDKDGSQRGQNTVFCFLVDGVNICHLGDLGHELTAAQVEAIGKVDALLIPVGGFFTIDAATATKVCEQLKPKVIIPMHYKTEKLDFPISGVEDFLKGKNNVTRSQESELELKADSLPASPQIIVLKPAL; via the coding sequence ATGAAAATAAAGTACCTGGCACATGCCGCCTTCCTGATTACCGCGGAGAACGGCACCAGAATCGTCACCGACCCCTATAAGCGGTCGGAGAGCCTCAAATTCGGCGCTATCAACGAGACGGCGGAGATAGTTACCGCCAGCCACGAGCACGGCGACCATAATAATATCGCCGCGGTGAAGGGCAATCCGCAGTCGGTGAACGCCGCCGGAGAGGTAAAGGGCATTAAAATCAAGGCCGTCCCCACCGCCCATGACGATAAAGACGGCAGTCAGCGCGGCCAGAACACCGTCTTCTGTTTCCTGGTGGACGGCGTCAACATCTGCCACCTGGGCGACCTCGGGCACGAGTTGACCGCGGCGCAGGTAGAGGCCATCGGCAAAGTGGACGCGCTGCTGATACCGGTGGGCGGCTTCTTCACCATCGACGCCGCCACGGCCACCAAAGTCTGCGAACAGCTCAAGCCTAAAGTCATCATCCCCATGCACTACAAGACAGAAAAGCTGGACTTTCCCATCTCCGGCGTGGAGGACTTTCTCAAGGGCAAGAACAACGTCACCCGTTCTCAAGAAAGTGAATTAGAGCTAAAAGCGGACAGCCTGCCCGCATCACCGCAAATAATCGTGCTGAAGCCGGCGCTGTAG
- a CDS encoding leucyl aminopeptidase: MEIKAAAGDITKAKAGAILLTHYEGVKTPEGEAAAADKALGGVIAGLIKQGDIKGKLNEVTLLHSLGKLPAERVAIVGLGKKKELTIDKVRGATGQACRYLRDNGASDIAAAVMGEGANGIKSDAAVQAMTEGALLGLYTFKKHMTKKDDAKKEVKTLTIYAASKDKAEKAIEPGKVLAEAATWARDMVNEPSNFMTPSDMAAEAMKMAKKYGIKAEIFEKDKIKELKMGGLIGVAQGSQQPPRFIMLTYKGREGEGIDVALVGKGLTFDSGGISIKPSESMEDMKGDMAGGASVMGAMMAIARLKPGINVTALVPATENMPSGSAQKPGDVVTALNGKTIEVINTDAEGRLILADALSYAVKLGAKSIIDVATLTGACQVALGNICTGAFSNNQALADKVIAAGKETGEPAWQLPMFDEYKELIKSNYADIKNTGGRYGGAITAAKFLEEFVDKTPWVHLDIAGTSDTDKEKGYLVKGATGTPVRTLVSFVLTQAKK; this comes from the coding sequence ATGGAGATTAAAGCCGCCGCCGGTGATATCACCAAAGCCAAAGCCGGGGCCATCCTGCTGACCCATTACGAGGGGGTAAAAACCCCGGAGGGGGAGGCCGCCGCCGCGGATAAAGCACTGGGCGGGGTTATCGCCGGGTTAATCAAGCAGGGAGACATCAAGGGCAAACTCAATGAAGTGACCCTGCTCCACAGCCTGGGCAAACTGCCGGCGGAACGCGTGGCAATCGTCGGCCTGGGGAAGAAAAAAGAGCTGACAATCGATAAGGTGCGGGGGGCGACCGGCCAGGCCTGCCGCTACCTGCGGGACAACGGCGCCAGCGATATCGCCGCCGCGGTCATGGGCGAAGGCGCCAACGGCATTAAAAGCGATGCCGCCGTCCAGGCGATGACGGAAGGCGCGCTGCTGGGGCTTTACACCTTCAAAAAGCACATGACCAAGAAAGACGACGCTAAAAAAGAGGTCAAAACGCTGACTATCTACGCCGCCAGCAAGGACAAAGCGGAAAAAGCCATCGAACCGGGGAAGGTACTGGCGGAAGCCGCTACCTGGGCGCGGGACATGGTCAACGAGCCGTCCAACTTCATGACCCCGTCCGATATGGCGGCGGAGGCGATGAAGATGGCCAAGAAGTACGGCATTAAAGCGGAGATATTCGAAAAAGATAAAATAAAAGAGCTAAAGATGGGGGGGCTTATCGGGGTGGCACAGGGCAGCCAGCAGCCACCGCGGTTCATCATGCTTACCTATAAAGGGCGGGAGGGCGAGGGCATAGACGTGGCGCTGGTGGGCAAGGGGCTGACCTTCGATTCCGGCGGCATCTCCATCAAGCCGTCCGAGAGCATGGAGGACATGAAGGGGGATATGGCGGGGGGCGCATCCGTGATGGGGGCCATGATGGCGATTGCCCGGCTCAAGCCGGGGATTAACGTTACGGCTTTAGTGCCCGCCACGGAGAACATGCCGTCCGGCTCCGCCCAGAAGCCCGGCGATGTCGTCACCGCCCTGAACGGCAAGACCATCGAGGTGATTAACACGGACGCGGAAGGCCGCCTTATCCTGGCGGACGCGCTGAGCTACGCGGTAAAGCTGGGGGCCAAGAGCATCATCGATGTGGCCACGCTGACCGGGGCCTGCCAGGTAGCCCTGGGCAATATTTGCACCGGCGCTTTCAGCAATAACCAGGCGCTGGCGGACAAGGTTATCGCCGCCGGTAAAGAGACGGGCGAGCCCGCCTGGCAGCTGCCCATGTTCGACGAGTACAAGGAGCTTATCAAGAGCAATTACGCGGATATCAAGAACACCGGCGGCCGCTACGGCGGCGCCATCACCGCCGCCAAGTTCCTGGAAGAGTTCGTGGACAAAACGCCCTGGGTGCACCTGGACATCGCCGGGACATCGGACACCGATAAGGAAAAGGGCTACCTGGTCAAGGGCGCTACCGGCACACCGGTGCGGACGCTGGTGAGCTTTGTCCTGACACAGGCGAAGAAATAG
- a CDS encoding AAA family ATPase produces MVSSQVIADANRPAGSLEPLPTPQSRPAIVVVSGLPGTGKSYFCRRLAERLPLVILESDALRKQLYPRPDYSAEESARVFRTIFRRMAELVKKGRPVILDATNLTEKHRQPIYRIAERENARLVLVRVTAPPELVRQRLRRRAGDANNNSDADWAVYREMKPTEEKIQRRHFTVDTARDITPALDRVVKEISRLKETQHGD; encoded by the coding sequence ATGGTAAGTTCCCAGGTAATCGCGGACGCGAACCGCCCGGCCGGCAGCTTGGAACCCCTCCCCACCCCGCAAAGCCGTCCCGCCATCGTCGTGGTCAGCGGGCTGCCCGGCACCGGCAAGTCCTATTTCTGCCGCCGTTTGGCGGAGCGGCTGCCCCTGGTCATTCTGGAGAGCGACGCCCTGCGCAAGCAGCTTTACCCCCGGCCAGACTACTCGGCGGAAGAAAGCGCCCGGGTTTTCCGCACTATTTTCCGCCGGATGGCGGAGCTGGTTAAAAAAGGCCGACCGGTTATCCTGGATGCCACCAACCTTACCGAAAAGCACCGCCAGCCTATTTACCGCATCGCGGAACGAGAGAACGCCAGGCTGGTACTGGTACGCGTCACCGCCCCGCCGGAACTGGTACGTCAACGATTGCGCCGCCGGGCCGGGGACGCCAACAACAACTCCGACGCCGATTGGGCCGTTTACCGGGAGATGAAGCCCACCGAGGAAAAGATACAGCGCCGCCATTTCACCGTGGATACAGCGCGGGATATTACGCCCGCCCTAGATAGAGTGGTTAAAGAAATCAGCCGCTTAAAGGAGACGCAACATGGAGATTAA
- a CDS encoding helix-turn-helix transcriptional regulator: MEPKRDLFKGSSNSLLLCLLEHQSMYGYQIVKELEARSQGYFKFKEGTLYPALHRLEKSGLISSQWQSLPNGRQRRYYNITAKGNAKLAMERTQWLDFFTAVTLILQPERARI; encoded by the coding sequence ATGGAACCGAAACGCGACCTCTTCAAGGGAAGCTCCAACTCCCTGCTCCTGTGCCTGCTGGAGCACCAGTCGATGTACGGTTACCAGATAGTCAAGGAGCTGGAAGCGCGGAGCCAGGGATATTTCAAGTTCAAGGAAGGCACGCTTTATCCCGCCCTGCACCGCCTGGAAAAGTCCGGGCTGATATCCAGCCAGTGGCAATCGCTACCTAACGGAAGGCAGAGACGATATTACAATATCACCGCCAAGGGCAACGCCAAGCTGGCGATGGAAAGAACGCAGTGGCTGGACTTCTTCACGGCGGTGACACTGATCTTGCAACCGGAGAGGGCAAGGATATAA
- the treS gene encoding maltose alpha-D-glucosyltransferase, with translation MRKRIVTPPLRDDPLWYKDATIYELHVRSFYDSNADGIGDFPGLIKKLEYLEELGVNTLWLLPFYPSPLKDEGYDISDYLNINPVYGQMADFEDFLDEAHRRGLRVITELVINHTSDQHPWFQKARRSPPGSPARDFYVWSDSRDKYKEARIIFKDTEYSNWTWDDLSRQYYWHRFYSHQPDLNYDNPAVHKAIFKVVDFWLGMGVDGLRVDAVPYLYEREGTSCENLPETHAFLKELRAHIDGKFKNRIILAEANQWPEDAVPYFGQGDEFHMAFHFPIMPRLFMGIGMEDRFPIVDILRQTPPIPEKCQWAIFLRNHDELTLEMVTDEERDYMYRVYSKDPTARLNLGIRHRLAPLLNNDRRKLELMNALLFSLPGTPVVYYGDEIAMGDNIYLGDRNGVRTPMQWSAGMNAGFSNANPQKLYLPTITDPGYHYESVNVATQEDNSDSFLSWMKMIIALNRRYRAFGRGTIEFLQPDNHKVLAFLRRYEGETILVVANLSHLAQQTQVALDEFNGWRLINLFGPVEFAPVADGRYHFTLCPYAYFWFSLQPRQTGVEQPRVLPAEEIAMVPTIPRGVEELFEDENLDLMETVLQDYLKGRRWFRSKARYIQSSRIRDVIPMHTPKCTAYFILIQLNFVEGEPETYAVPLSVISAGQMRVIRSEQPQAVVARLQPPDGSAETLLCDAMLDKNFCLCLLQSIGRKQRFRGRHGRIMTSSTHAYAAALPPGGAVPEPAIVKTEQTNTSIVYGDKLVFKLFRQPGEGINPELEIGRFLTEKTDFTSGPPLVGALEYFQTNTRPISLGILQGFIPNEGDAWHYTQESLDSYFQYMLTQPVKDRPPLSRQNLVSLAGEAATPAHKAFGAYLVSIQLLGQRTAEMHRALASAPDDRDFAPEPFSSGYQTSLYQSMRGNTIRTLQLLREKLDGLPEEIREPCQRVIDLERQIVERYRLIQRRNIAGVRIRCHGDFHLGQVLYTGKDFIIIDFEGETARHLSERRLKRSPLRDVAGMIRSFHYAAHNALLRQVSLAPRPPDELALLQDWTEYWYTVVSAAFLASYLNSIKDAGLVPQDPEQLRILLDDFLLERAVYEIDYELNNRPGWLQVPLQGVIQLMETES, from the coding sequence ATGAGAAAAAGAATCGTTACACCGCCCCTCCGGGACGACCCTCTCTGGTATAAAGACGCCACCATTTACGAGCTTCATGTCCGTTCTTTCTACGATAGCAACGCCGACGGCATCGGCGACTTCCCCGGCTTGATTAAGAAGCTGGAATACCTGGAGGAGCTCGGCGTCAACACTTTATGGCTGCTCCCCTTTTACCCCTCCCCACTCAAGGACGAGGGGTATGATATATCCGACTATCTTAACATCAACCCCGTTTACGGCCAGATGGCCGACTTTGAAGACTTCCTGGATGAAGCCCACCGCCGCGGCCTGCGCGTCATTACGGAGCTGGTTATCAACCATACCTCGGACCAGCACCCCTGGTTCCAGAAAGCCCGCCGCTCGCCCCCCGGCAGCCCCGCCCGGGATTTTTACGTCTGGAGCGATTCGCGGGATAAGTACAAGGAAGCCCGCATTATTTTTAAAGACACGGAATACTCCAACTGGACCTGGGATGACCTGTCCCGGCAGTATTACTGGCACCGTTTCTATTCCCACCAGCCGGACCTCAATTATGATAACCCTGCCGTGCACAAGGCTATTTTCAAGGTGGTGGATTTCTGGCTGGGCATGGGCGTGGACGGGCTGCGCGTGGATGCCGTGCCTTACCTCTACGAAAGGGAGGGCACCAGTTGTGAGAACCTGCCGGAGACCCACGCCTTCCTGAAAGAGCTGCGCGCTCATATCGACGGCAAGTTTAAAAACCGCATCATCCTGGCGGAGGCCAACCAGTGGCCGGAGGACGCTGTCCCTTACTTCGGGCAGGGGGATGAGTTCCACATGGCTTTCCATTTCCCCATCATGCCCCGCCTCTTCATGGGCATCGGCATGGAGGACCGTTTCCCCATCGTGGACATCCTGCGGCAGACGCCGCCCATCCCGGAAAAGTGCCAGTGGGCCATCTTCCTCCGCAACCACGATGAGCTGACGCTGGAGATGGTGACCGATGAAGAGCGCGACTACATGTATAGGGTGTATTCCAAGGACCCCACCGCCCGCCTCAACCTGGGCATCCGCCACCGCCTGGCGCCGTTGCTCAATAACGACCGCCGCAAGCTGGAGCTGATGAACGCCCTGCTTTTCTCCCTGCCCGGCACCCCGGTGGTCTATTACGGGGACGAGATTGCTATGGGCGATAATATCTATCTCGGCGACCGCAACGGGGTGCGCACGCCCATGCAGTGGAGCGCCGGTATGAACGCCGGGTTTTCTAACGCCAACCCGCAAAAGCTTTATCTCCCCACCATTACCGACCCCGGCTACCATTATGAGTCCGTCAACGTGGCCACCCAGGAAGATAATTCTGATTCCTTCTTGTCCTGGATGAAAATGATTATCGCTTTGAACCGGCGCTACCGGGCCTTCGGGCGTGGCACCATTGAGTTTCTCCAGCCGGATAACCACAAGGTGCTGGCTTTTCTGCGCCGCTATGAGGGGGAGACCATTTTGGTCGTCGCCAATCTGTCTCACCTGGCCCAGCAGACCCAGGTTGCCCTTGATGAGTTCAACGGCTGGCGGCTTATCAATCTCTTCGGGCCGGTGGAGTTCGCGCCGGTCGCGGACGGCCGGTATCACTTTACCCTCTGCCCTTACGCCTATTTCTGGTTCTCGCTCCAGCCGCGGCAGACCGGCGTGGAGCAGCCCCGCGTCCTCCCCGCCGAGGAAATCGCCATGGTGCCCACTATCCCCAGGGGGGTGGAAGAGCTTTTTGAGGACGAGAACCTGGACCTGATGGAAACCGTCTTGCAGGACTATTTGAAGGGCCGCCGCTGGTTCCGCAGCAAAGCCCGCTATATACAGTCGTCCCGCATCAGGGACGTCATTCCCATGCACACGCCCAAGTGTACCGCCTATTTTATCTTGATTCAGCTTAACTTCGTGGAGGGCGAGCCGGAGACCTACGCCGTCCCGCTTAGCGTTATCTCCGCCGGGCAGATGCGCGTCATCCGTAGCGAGCAGCCCCAGGCTGTCGTCGCCCGTTTGCAGCCGCCGGACGGTTCCGCGGAGACCCTGCTCTGTGACGCCATGCTGGATAAAAACTTCTGTCTGTGCCTGCTGCAAAGCATCGGCCGGAAACAGCGTTTTCGCGGCAGGCACGGCCGCATCATGACCTCCTCCACCCACGCTTATGCCGCCGCCCTGCCTCCCGGCGGGGCCGTCCCCGAGCCCGCCATCGTCAAGACGGAGCAGACCAACACCTCCATTGTCTACGGTGATAAGCTGGTATTCAAGCTGTTCCGCCAGCCGGGGGAAGGCATTAACCCGGAGCTGGAAATAGGCCGCTTTCTCACGGAGAAGACGGACTTCACCAGCGGGCCGCCACTGGTCGGCGCTCTGGAATATTTCCAGACCAACACCCGTCCCATCAGCCTGGGTATCCTTCAGGGCTTTATCCCCAATGAAGGTGACGCCTGGCACTATACTCAGGAGTCGCTGGACAGCTACTTCCAGTATATGCTCACCCAGCCGGTGAAGGACCGCCCGCCGCTTTCGCGGCAAAACCTGGTGTCTCTGGCCGGGGAGGCTGCTACCCCCGCCCACAAGGCTTTCGGCGCTTACCTGGTCTCCATCCAGCTCCTGGGACAGCGCACCGCGGAAATGCACCGGGCGCTCGCCTCCGCCCCGGACGACCGTGATTTCGCCCCGGAGCCGTTTTCCTCCGGCTACCAGACCTCGCTTTACCAGTCCATGCGCGGCAACACCATCCGTACTTTACAGCTGTTGCGGGAAAAACTGGACGGCCTGCCGGAAGAAATCAGGGAACCCTGTCAGCGGGTCATTGACCTGGAGCGGCAAATCGTGGAGCGCTACCGTTTAATCCAGCGCCGGAATATCGCCGGGGTGCGCATACGCTGTCATGGTGATTTTCACCTGGGACAGGTGCTTTACACCGGCAAGGACTTCATTATTATCGATTTTGAGGGCGAGACCGCCCGCCACCTGAGTGAAAGGCGTTTGAAGCGTTCGCCCCTCCGCGATGTGGCGGGCATGATACGCTCTTTCCACTATGCCGCCCATAACGCTTTATTGCGCCAGGTATCGCTGGCGCCCCGCCCCCCGGACGAGCTGGCCCTCCTCCAGGACTGGACGGAGTACTGGTATACCGTGGTTTCGGCCGCTTTCCTTGCTTCCTATCTTAACAGTATTAAGGATGCCGGGTTGGTCCCTCAGGACCCGGAGCAGCTCAGGATACTGCTGGATGATTTCCTGCTGGAAAGGGCCGTCTATGAAATCGACTATGAGCTTAACAACCGCCCCGGCTGGCTGCAGGTGCCCCTCCAGGGCGTTATCCAGCTCATGGAGACGGAGTCTTAA
- a CDS encoding SDR family oxidoreductase: MDLKLKDKVALVTGAGSQIGYGKAICLALAEEGCDVIAADIDLEGARQTVREVEALKRRALAVKVDVTKRETVDAMVAESIKKFGRIDILVNNAGASSILRPFLEMTEEDWQFDIGVNLLGQMRVARAVLPHMIERRYGRIINTSGGQGIPNISVYGAAKGGVVQFTRALSREVADKGIIVNAVGPGLGKTGLIYRAPQEFLEGERQASLLKRLCEPADVASVVAFLASDRCSYMVGQLVQLGT; this comes from the coding sequence ATGGATTTGAAACTCAAGGATAAAGTGGCCCTGGTCACCGGCGCCGGCAGCCAGATAGGCTACGGCAAGGCCATCTGCCTCGCGCTGGCGGAAGAAGGCTGTGACGTTATCGCCGCGGATATTGACCTTGAAGGGGCGCGGCAGACCGTCCGGGAGGTCGAGGCTCTAAAGCGCCGCGCCCTCGCTGTCAAGGTGGACGTCACCAAACGGGAAACGGTGGACGCCATGGTGGCCGAGTCCATTAAGAAGTTCGGCCGGATTGATATCCTGGTGAATAACGCCGGCGCCAGCAGCATACTCCGCCCCTTCCTGGAGATGACGGAGGAAGACTGGCAGTTCGATATCGGCGTTAACCTCCTCGGCCAGATGCGGGTGGCCCGCGCCGTCTTGCCCCACATGATAGAACGCCGTTACGGCCGCATTATCAATACCTCCGGCGGGCAGGGCATCCCCAACATATCCGTTTACGGGGCGGCCAAGGGCGGCGTCGTCCAGTTCACCAGGGCTTTATCGCGGGAGGTGGCGGATAAGGGGATAATCGTTAACGCGGTGGGGCCGGGGCTGGGTAAAACGGGACTGATTTACCGCGCCCCCCAGGAGTTCCTGGAAGGTGAGCGGCAGGCTTCTCTGCTAAAACGACTCTGCGAGCCGGCGGATGTGGCCTCGGTGGTGGCCTTCCTCGCCTCGGACCGTTGCAGCTATATGGTCGGCCAGCTTGTCCAGCTTGGAACTTAG